The following proteins are encoded in a genomic region of Brachypodium distachyon strain Bd21 chromosome 1, Brachypodium_distachyon_v3.0, whole genome shotgun sequence:
- the LOC100846367 gene encoding transcription factor BHLH094, with amino-acid sequence MDPALPEHWRRPVHLGEASSVVTDRSNGGRRRARRDVAAHHGDDSSMLVSTSGTGAGQDLADPEEKRLKKMESDSADGNLRTNAQTDSGNASKVVDRNPTPPEPPKQDYIHVRARRGQATDSHSIAERARREKISERMKMLQDLVPGCNKVIGKASVLDEIINYIQALQRQVEFLSMKLEAVNAHVNNRIASFQSKDVGAEPFHTALGLTLDPQTPREHAQGSTSEWLHMQIGNTYERVT; translated from the exons ATGGACCCCGCCCTGCCCGAGcactggcggcggccggtccACCTCGGTGAGGCGTCCTCCGTCGTCACCGACCGGAGCAATGGTGGCCGCAGGAGGGCTCGCCGCGACGTGGCGGCGCACCACGGGGACGATTCGTCCATGCTCGTATCCacctccggcaccggcgccggccaggACCTG GCTGATCCAGAAGAAAAACGTTTGAAGAAGATGGAGTCTGATAGTGCCGATGGCAATTTAAGGACAAACGCTCAAACAGATTCAGGAAATGCTAGTAAGGTTGTTGATAGAAACCCTACACCGCCAGAGCCACCAAAACAAGACTACATCCATGTGAGGGCAAGACGAGGTCAAGCAACTGACAGCCATAGCATCGCAGAAAGG GCACGGCGAGAGAAGATAAGCGAACGGATGAAAATGCTCCAAGATCTTGTCCCTGGATGCAATAAG GTTATTGGGAAAGCATCAGTTCTCGATGAGATAATAAATTACATCCAGGCTTTACAGCGTCAAGTTGAG TTTTTGTCAATGAAGCTTGAAGCAGTAAATGCCCATGTGAACAACAGAATTGCATCTTTTCAATCTAAAGAT GTTGGTGCTGAGCCATTTCATACAGCTCTTGGTTTGACACTAGATCCACAAACGCCAAGAGAACACGCCCAGGGCTCGACATCAGAGTGGCTTCATATGCAGATTGGCAACACATACGAAAGGGTGACATGA